A part of Rattus norvegicus strain BN/NHsdMcwi chromosome 4, GRCr8, whole genome shotgun sequence genomic DNA contains:
- the Slc25a18 gene encoding mitochondrial glutamate carrier 2: MIACRMSSQDLSITAKLINGGIAGLVGVTCVFPIDLAKTRLQNQQGKDVYKGMTDCLVKTARAEGFLGMYRGAAVNLTLVTPEKAIKLAANDFLRQLLMQDGTQRNLKMEMLAGCGAGICQVVITCPMEMLKIQLQDAGRLAVCQQASASATPTSRPYSTGSTSTHRRPSATLIAWELLRTQGLSGLYRGLGATLLRDIPFSIIYFPLFANLNQLGVSELTGKASFTHSFVAGCAAGSVSAVAVTPLDVLKTRIQTLKKGLGEDTYRGVTDCARKLWTQEGAAAFMKGAGCRALVIAPLFGIAQGVYFIGIGERILKCFE; this comes from the exons ATGATCGCCTGCAGGATGTCCAGCCAGGACCTGAG CATCACTGCAAAACTCATCAATGGAGGTATAGCAGGTCTCGTGGGGGTGACCTGCGTGTTCCCCATTGACCTTGCCAAAACCCGACTGCAGAACCAGCAAGGGAAAGATGTGTACAAAGGAAT GACAGATTGCCTGGTGAAGACTGCACGTGCCGAGGGCTTCTTGGGCATGTACCGAG GGGCTGCAGTGAACCTCACCCTGGTCACTCCAGAAAAAGCAATCAAGTTGGCAGCCAATGACTTCTTGAGGCAGCTGCTCATGCAAGATGG GACCCAGCGGAACCTGAAGATGGAGATGCTGGCCGGATGTGGGGCTGGAATATGCCAGGTGGTGATCACCTGTCCCATGGAAATGCTCAAGATCCAGCTGCAGGATGCCGGCCGCTTAG CTGTCTGTCAGCAGGCTTCTGCCTCAGCCACGCCCACCTCCCGGCCCTACAGCACTGGCTCGACTTCCACCCACAGGCGCCCATCGGCCACCCTCATTGCCTGGGAGCTGCTCCGCACTCAGGGCCTCTCTGGTCTCTACAGGGGACTGGGTGCTACTCTCCTCAG AGACATTCCTTTCTCCATCATCTACTTCCCTTTGTTTGCAAACCTGAACCAACTTGGGGTCAGCGAGCTCACTGGCAAGGCCTCCTTCACACACTCCTTTGTGGCAGGCTGTGCAGCAGGCTCTGTCTCGGCCGTAGCTGTCACCCCTCTGGATG TTCTGAAGACTCGAATCCAGACCCTCAAGAAAGGCCTGGGTGAGGACACCTACAGGGGAGTCACTGACTGTGCCAG GAAACTCTGGACCCAGGAGGGAGCAGCAGCCTTCATGAAGGGAGCAGGCTGCCGTGCCCTGGTCATAGCCCCCCTCTTCGGGATTGCCCAGGGTGTCTACTTCATCGGCATTGGAGAGCGCATCTTAAAGTGCTTTGAATAA
- the Slc25a18 gene encoding mitochondrial glutamate carrier 2 isoform X3, with the protein MQDGTQRNLKMEMLAGCGAGICQVVITCPMEMLKIQLQDAGRLAVCQQASASATPTSRPYSTGSTSTHRRPSATLIAWELLRTQGLSGLYRGLGATLLRDIPFSIIYFPLFANLNQLGVSELTGKASFTHSFVAGCAAGSVSAVAVTPLDVLKTRIQTLKKGLGEDTYRGVTDCARKLWTQEGAAAFMKGAGCRALVIAPLFGIAQGVYFIGIGERILKCFE; encoded by the exons ATGCAAGATGG GACCCAGCGGAACCTGAAGATGGAGATGCTGGCCGGATGTGGGGCTGGAATATGCCAGGTGGTGATCACCTGTCCCATGGAAATGCTCAAGATCCAGCTGCAGGATGCCGGCCGCTTAG CTGTCTGTCAGCAGGCTTCTGCCTCAGCCACGCCCACCTCCCGGCCCTACAGCACTGGCTCGACTTCCACCCACAGGCGCCCATCGGCCACCCTCATTGCCTGGGAGCTGCTCCGCACTCAGGGCCTCTCTGGTCTCTACAGGGGACTGGGTGCTACTCTCCTCAG AGACATTCCTTTCTCCATCATCTACTTCCCTTTGTTTGCAAACCTGAACCAACTTGGGGTCAGCGAGCTCACTGGCAAGGCCTCCTTCACACACTCCTTTGTGGCAGGCTGTGCAGCAGGCTCTGTCTCGGCCGTAGCTGTCACCCCTCTGGATG TTCTGAAGACTCGAATCCAGACCCTCAAGAAAGGCCTGGGTGAGGACACCTACAGGGGAGTCACTGACTGTGCCAG GAAACTCTGGACCCAGGAGGGAGCAGCAGCCTTCATGAAGGGAGCAGGCTGCCGTGCCCTGGTCATAGCCCCCCTCTTCGGGATTGCCCAGGGTGTCTACTTCATCGGCATTGGAGAGCGCATCTTAAAGTGCTTTGAATAA
- the Slc25a18 gene encoding mitochondrial glutamate carrier 2 isoform X4, which produces MWGWNMPGGDHLSHGNAQDPAAGCRPLRRPSATLIAWELLRTQGLSGLYRGLGATLLRDIPFSIIYFPLFANLNQLGVSELTGKASFTHSFVAGCAAGSVSAVAVTPLDVLKTRIQTLKKGLGEDTYRGVTDCARKLWTQEGAAAFMKGAGCRALVIAPLFGIAQGVYFIGIGERILKCFE; this is translated from the exons ATGTGGGGCTGGAATATGCCAGGTGGTGATCACCTGTCCCATGGAAATGCTCAAGATCCAGCTGCAGGATGCCGGCCGCTTAG GCGCCCATCGGCCACCCTCATTGCCTGGGAGCTGCTCCGCACTCAGGGCCTCTCTGGTCTCTACAGGGGACTGGGTGCTACTCTCCTCAG AGACATTCCTTTCTCCATCATCTACTTCCCTTTGTTTGCAAACCTGAACCAACTTGGGGTCAGCGAGCTCACTGGCAAGGCCTCCTTCACACACTCCTTTGTGGCAGGCTGTGCAGCAGGCTCTGTCTCGGCCGTAGCTGTCACCCCTCTGGATG TTCTGAAGACTCGAATCCAGACCCTCAAGAAAGGCCTGGGTGAGGACACCTACAGGGGAGTCACTGACTGTGCCAG GAAACTCTGGACCCAGGAGGGAGCAGCAGCCTTCATGAAGGGAGCAGGCTGCCGTGCCCTGGTCATAGCCCCCCTCTTCGGGATTGCCCAGGGTGTCTACTTCATCGGCATTGGAGAGCGCATCTTAAAGTGCTTTGAATAA
- the Slc25a18 gene encoding mitochondrial glutamate carrier 2 isoform X2, producing the protein MCTKECRTDCLVKTARAEGFLGMYRGAAVNLTLVTPEKAIKLAANDFLRQLLMQDGTQRNLKMEMLAGCGAGICQVVITCPMEMLKIQLQDAGRLAVCQQASASATPTSRPYSTGSTSTHRRPSATLIAWELLRTQGLSGLYRGLGATLLRDIPFSIIYFPLFANLNQLGVSELTGKASFTHSFVAGCAAGSVSAVAVTPLDVLKTRIQTLKKGLGEDTYRGVTDCARKLWTQEGAAAFMKGAGCRALVIAPLFGIAQGVYFIGIGERILKCFE; encoded by the exons ATGTGTACAAAGGAATGTAG GACAGATTGCCTGGTGAAGACTGCACGTGCCGAGGGCTTCTTGGGCATGTACCGAG GGGCTGCAGTGAACCTCACCCTGGTCACTCCAGAAAAAGCAATCAAGTTGGCAGCCAATGACTTCTTGAGGCAGCTGCTCATGCAAGATGG GACCCAGCGGAACCTGAAGATGGAGATGCTGGCCGGATGTGGGGCTGGAATATGCCAGGTGGTGATCACCTGTCCCATGGAAATGCTCAAGATCCAGCTGCAGGATGCCGGCCGCTTAG CTGTCTGTCAGCAGGCTTCTGCCTCAGCCACGCCCACCTCCCGGCCCTACAGCACTGGCTCGACTTCCACCCACAGGCGCCCATCGGCCACCCTCATTGCCTGGGAGCTGCTCCGCACTCAGGGCCTCTCTGGTCTCTACAGGGGACTGGGTGCTACTCTCCTCAG AGACATTCCTTTCTCCATCATCTACTTCCCTTTGTTTGCAAACCTGAACCAACTTGGGGTCAGCGAGCTCACTGGCAAGGCCTCCTTCACACACTCCTTTGTGGCAGGCTGTGCAGCAGGCTCTGTCTCGGCCGTAGCTGTCACCCCTCTGGATG TTCTGAAGACTCGAATCCAGACCCTCAAGAAAGGCCTGGGTGAGGACACCTACAGGGGAGTCACTGACTGTGCCAG GAAACTCTGGACCCAGGAGGGAGCAGCAGCCTTCATGAAGGGAGCAGGCTGCCGTGCCCTGGTCATAGCCCCCCTCTTCGGGATTGCCCAGGGTGTCTACTTCATCGGCATTGGAGAGCGCATCTTAAAGTGCTTTGAATAA